The Sus scrofa isolate TJ Tabasco breed Duroc chromosome 4, Sscrofa11.1, whole genome shotgun sequence genomic sequence tgcagccgccggcctacgccacagccacggcaatgcaggatccgagcctcatctgcaacctacgccacagctcacggcaacaccagatcctcaacccactgaacaaggccagggattgcacccacagcctcatggttcccagttggatttgtttccactgcaccaggacggaaCTCTGCCTTGCTCTTTTTAATCCCAACAGTTTTCTGTAGCTAAGCCTGAGCGTCATCCCTGCATCTCTGCGTCTTTAGGGGGCGGGTGTGCGCACAGTACTCATGGCTGTCTTCCCCTCCGCAGCTGGCTGTTTGAAGGGCTGGGCAGAGACAAGGCAGAGGAGCTGCTCCAGCTACCAGACACGAAGATCGGCTCCTTCATGATCAGAGAGAGCGAGACCAAGAAAGGTGAGCAGCCTCCAAGCCACCTTCCAGTGCACAGGTCACACAAGCAGGCTGTGCTCCTGACCGACTCATTCATTTCCCTGCTCATGTTCCCGCCTCCCATGACACGTGCAAATCGATCCTGCATGGGGAGCTCCTAGTGACCCATGCACCCCCAGGGAGGCCAGTGCCCAAGCGTGGGTACTGGAGCCAGGCAGCAGCgacctgggggatggggggggcacTGGTATGGGCTCTGACCACATCAGGCCCTGCAGACCCCAGCTGGAAAGTTTCCCATCAACTGAGAAGAGAGGAGAATGCCAGGCACAGGCAGGGCCTGGAGCGGAGAGAACGTGGGCTGCAAAGCTCAGCGTCTTGGGTAGGATGTGACTTCTCtgagctcagttttctcatctgtgaaatggagagaaACCCCCTTCCTTGTAAGGTTGTGGTGCGATTCAAATGTAATGACACTTGTAATGCCCCTGCTACAGGGCAGACACTCAGACTTAGTCCCCGCCATGACCTACAATGAAATCCACTTAGAGACTTGGGGCCAGGCAGGTGCATGCTCTCAAACTCACCAAGCCTTCCTCGTTGTTATAGTTTTCTCACATCCTACGCATTAAGTAATTCAGTGAAAATGAAAGAGCCGGGCTTTGTCATGGTTCAGAGCAAGTGTCCCGAACTCTAGTTTGGGCTGTCTGAATTACTAAGCAGTCACCCCCCCCTCACTAGGTTCCCCCGTTTATAACACGGGGTTCACGACAGACAGGCAAGCGGCCGGCAGGTGTCTGGGACAGAGTGTGCACTCAAACTCGCAGAAGCAAAACATGAGGAGCTTGAGGTAGTGAGAATAATAATACCttcttaaatatagaaaatattttcaagtgcttAGGCTGCTTCTTGCACACTCACtctcagagaagagaaaatgtggCACCTGAGCGTATCTCCTATGCACTCACTAAGCACCAGGGCCAGCTGGGGCTGGAAGCCTTCACCAAAGTGACATCAGCTTTCCTCTGGGGACGCAGGGATCTTAAAAtctatgtgattttaaaatccaGAAACAACACGCTTTCTTTCAAAAGCTTGAATGCACTGGCTGAGAGCAAGATCAAAGCCAAGGTGAAAGTTCCTGAGCAGGTCCCAGGGGCCTCCCGAGGGAGGAGACCCAGCCTCAGGCATGGCTGGGGGACAGGGGCGGCTTCAAACCCAATGTGAGTTGACAGAGCTGATCTAAAAATAATTGGGCCGAGCCACAGCCGAGCTGGGCCCGGGTGGGGTGGCTGGCTCTGCTCCCTTGGGTATGCAAAGTTCTCATAAGTTTCCACCTGCTACCCTTGACCTGCTCACCGTACTTCCATCCCCCCCTGACATTACCAGAAGACACGTGTTGAACTGACTCAGAGGGTGGGcgtgggatggagggaggggtgtgGAGCAGAATGCTCCTGGAGGCCTGCTCCCCGAAAGCAGAGGTCAGGCGCCAGGGCAGCCACTTCCAAGCCATATGCCTCTGGCCATTTCACTTGGTGCCCTAagcctcagcttctccatctataaaatgtgtgAGGACAAGAGTTCCCAAGGTCTTTCTGAAAATCGACAGGGATGCTGCTTAGAAATAGCTCAGCCCCAACTCACATAGCAAGTGTCCTTCCTCTCGTGCTGCTTTGCTAGAACCCCAAGAAGTGGAATCCCAAAAgcggcagggcggggggggggcgggcagcgCTTAAACATGACCTACATCCAAGCCTCTCACTTGCCATTCGGAGAAATGAGGCTCAGAGCGGTGCAGCCACTCACTGGAAGATCTACTCTGATGAGCCCGTCGTGGGTCATCACCCTCCAAGGAGAAAGGACACATTTGTGTGCTTGGGAACACTCAGGAAAGTGTCTCACTGCCGTGATTTCCGAATTGCTGAGAAAATCAAGCATaaggcagagggaggaagtgaCTGGGAAGGGGGATTGGGAAGGACAGTGACAGCCCAGGTGTCTGAGGACGTGTGCTCAGGAAAGGCTCAAGGTGACCGACCCCAGATCTGGGATACACTAGGTGCCAGCCAACTCCGGCCACTTCATTTGGTCTAAGGACCCACCAGGAATGTGGGAGCCCTCCAGATGGCAACTCAAACTTTGAAAAGCTGCACCGCCATCTGGTTAATGCAGATGCAGGGCTGCAAAATGAACATTCTCTTGCTTGTGGGGGCCCTGAAGAGGGAGCTACGGTCAAGCAGATAGGGTTCAAGCAGCCACTGCTCAAACCACAAGGACGCATATCACTGCTGCATGGCGAGGCCGAGGGGATCGCGCTGCCTCCATGGTGGCGGCCCCTGAGCTGGTGGcccccccggggcgggggggacatGTGGAATGCCACTGACTGGTCCTCCGCTTCCTGCAGGGTTTTACTCGCTCTCGGTGAAGCACCGGCAGGTGAAGCATTACCGCATCTTCCGTCTGCCAAACAACTGGTACTACATCTCCCCGAGGCTCACCTTCCAGTGCCTGGAGGACCTGGTGAACCACTATTCGGGTAAGAAGCACCCCGTCGGGACAGGTCCACGATGCCCCTCTCTGCTAACTGTCCCCTCGGTCTCTGCTGCACATGGTCCCCAAGATACACCCGGTGACTCGGCTCTCTTGCCCACCCTGCCTTCTCCATTCCCTCTTTTCTTATCACTTCGGGCTGCACATTTCAGGCTAAGACAGGCTGCCAGTGAAGCTGCCCGAGAAAGTAAAACACAACTAACCTCAGCTTCACCCTCTCCCCACCCGGAAGCGAACCGGAGTGGGATGTCCCGATATTCACAACCACAGACGGAGCGCACCTCCTTAAGTGAGCATGCATTTGGGCCTCTGCGGCTTTGTTCCGAAATGCCGCTCATTTCCCCTTTTCTGGGGGTCAAAATCCTTGTCAACTTTCAAGACCAGCAGGTAGCCACCTTCTTGATGAAGCCCTTAAGCCCGTTTCCTCTGCTCCCTGGCACGCCAGGCACTGGCATTCTGCCCGGTGACCTAGTTAACTGTGCAGTAGTCCGTGTTTCCCGACAAGCTCTGAGACACCGGGGGTTTTACTTCATGCATCCCTACgtccttcctgggccaggagagaGCTCCAGATGCTTGCTCCACGCTGATCCaagggggtgggagcagggtgTGTTGGTGCAGAGCTCAGACTCAGAAGAGGATCTGGCGTGTGGAAGCTCAAGGGCTCGGGGTCGAGTTGgtgctgcagccgccggcctacaccgcagccacagcaacaccagatccttaatccactgagcggggccagggatcaaacccaagtcctcatagatcctagccaggttcattaccgctgagccacaataggaactcccagaagaggaCCTTTGAGCGAGACTGTGAAAGGCCTGAATGGCTGGTCGGGAGTTTGTGTTTTACCCGATGGAAAAAAGGGGCTTCCTTTTCTAAAAGTTGGCTCCGGAAGCTTCTTGTGTTCGTATCCCAGCTCTTCTGGGCAAGTGCCCATCTTCTTCCCCGTGTATCCCAGATGCTAAGTGTTTCTACGCAGCAGCTGTTGAGGGGGTTCACTGAGCTACAGCTCGGAGGGGGCTGACCTTGCCAGGTGCATGAATGTGGGCAGGGGGTCCGAAAAAGCCAGAGGTTGCTTTCACTTCATAAGCATCTCCCCTCCTGGATCCGGGATGGCTGCCTCCACACTGGGCTCTTTAGGATACGGGTTCCTGAAGGGCAATTTAAGGTGAAAGATGGAGTCCACCGGCTGGTTGTCACACTTGACCCTTGAGAAGTGCATGCTTTGAAAGAGGAATGGCCGCTCGGCAGACCCAGGCCCAAGGCGGGGTCCGGagtctgtgaccttggccaaagaCCTCTATCTCTTGGAGCCTCAGCTCCCCGTTCATGGGAGGCGGCTGAGAAGCGCCTCCCCACCGGTGGCCGACTACTGAATATGATGGTTCACGTAACGCGTCCGTCACAGCCTGGCATGGCGGATGCAAAATAAATGATAACAAACATCACTCCTGTGATACCCCAACACCTAGCAGCATagctaaaaatgaaagaggaagggagtCCTGGAAACAGTCAGCTTTTACTGATCATGAGTAAAAACCTGGTTGTGGTATTTGGCTTTTAATAAGAATCATCTGAGAGGTGTGGTGACCATAAGTTTTGCATAGACAAAAGCAAACACGAAAAGGATGCTGCCCCAGCAAAGATGTTTacggactgggaggtccacaagGCTTCCGGGCCGAGGATACCCCAGGATCTCAAGCCAGTGCAGAAGCAGCGCCTTCCAAAAACGTACCCCTAAGCTGTTGCATCGGCACGGGGGGATTGCAGTCAGCAGTCACCTCTGTGAGTGACCGAAAAGGGCTTGGAGACCTGAAAAGCTTCCAGAGCCTTCGGGACCCCCAGGGAGGGAACATCGCGTCCAATTTCCCTCGGACCAGATTCTTCCGAAAGGCAGAGTCAAAAACTAAGTCAAAAACTAAGCAGTGGGAAAAGGCACCTGTGTTTTACAAATTACTGATATTTACTATCCTGGTgcccttgggcaaattatttaccATCTTGGAGTCTCAgttacttcatctgtaaaatggggattcaAATGCCTCTCATTGGACTGTTGTTAGGACCAAAAGGAATCACGCCTGTGAATTagttgtgaccttgagcaggtgacTTGACCTCAGGGTCCTTGATTTCTTCATCCCCCACTGGGCGTGACAGGACGGACCGCCAGAGCTGCTGCGGTCTCCCCGAGCTGGAGCGTGCCAGGCTCACTCAGCACGGGCTCGGGCGTTCGACCTCTTCCTTGCCAAAACGCGTTTCTCATCCTCAGAACTAACCCCCCTAAGGAACCGCCCGCTGCTGCCTCTGATTTCTGTGGTCTTTCTGTTTGACTGGGTCTCCTTCACCTCCCAGCCTGGAGGTCATTTCAATTTCCAGCCCATGACAGGTAATTATTTCAGCTCCGCATCCAATTAAGATCCCTGTAACCTCGGGGTCCAATCTCCCGTCTCTCCGCGTGGGCCAGCGTGGGTGGACATTTGAGTCCTTGGCGAAAGTCGCCGCTAGACAAAGCGTTATTGACCGCCGCCCTCGGAAAGCCCAGGCCTGCTTCTTCAGCTAGAGTTTCCTTCTGTTCTTTGGCAAGGACACCCCAAGAGCTCCACCACTGAGATGGGAGGCAGCGCCCGCCGGAGGGGTGATGGATGGGCTGTGGGGCCGGGGTGGCTGCATCCTGCCAGGGACCAGCAGCAGCTCACATCCTCGGCTGCCTCACCTCCCCCAGGACCTGAGAAGCAGGGGGCTCTTCACCCAAGAGGGCCACGTAGCATCTCCTCCGTGGATAAGGACATCTGAGTAGAGCAGATGACACGGGCTAGGGGAAGGCTCGGAAGAGAGGGAGGCTCTACCTTACAGGCCCTGAAAGATGAGGGAGCTGGGCAGCTCAGAGATGTCCACTGGCAGAGGATAAAAAGAAAGGGCTGATTTAATTTTCACTCCCTTTGTGCTCGAGTTTCTGAGTAGAGAGGAGAGAtgattcttcatttcttcctctatttttctcactcttgccttttacctcttctcctttttttctctcttctcctttttgttctcttcttcctccctccccacctccttccccccctttctctctccgtTTCTCTCctaccctccctcctctctcccttccttcctgactTTTTCTGTATCTCCCTTTCTTCCTACAGAGACATGGGCCCCACCTGTGCTGTTTCAGCCCtgctctgtgtgctgtgggtgaaGCTGCAGTGaatagcccccccccccacgccctgGGGACATGGGGGGCTTACCCCCAAGCTGAAGGCCCTGGGTCTTGGTGTGAAACCTCTGTGCTCGGGGCCtctggtgcccccccccccgccgcttTTCTCAACCGTTAGCTCAGTCCACTCATTTTGCGGCCGAGAAACTGGCTCAGAGAGGGTCAAGGTGATTCACTGTGAGGGCAGAGTGGAAACTCAAACCCAAGTTCGGTGGATTCTGGATCCTAAACTCGACTCTCCACCTGTGTCAGACTGAGTGCACTGTTTATCTGCGGCACGTTAGTATTTCTTCAACAGCTAGGCACGTGGctgtctgctgtgccacatcCCTTTCAAACCTTGGCCTCTGTCTCCCCTTGCCAATGACCAGGGCCCCTTATCCATCACTGCTGGGCCGCCCCAGAGTCGCTGACCGGTTCTCTGCTTGTCTCCTCAGAGGTGGCTGACGGCCTCTGCTGTGTCCTGACCACACCCTGCCTCACTCAGACCACGGCCACCCCGGCAGAAAGGGCCCCCGACTCGCCCGTCACCTTGCGCCAGAAGACCTTCGACTGGAAGAGGGcatccaggtgtgtgtgtgtgtgtgtgtgtgtgtgtgtgtcctccaTGAACGCGTAAGCCCCAAACCAGCAATGTGAGCCCCACATATCAGGCCACGGCCGGTTACGACCAGCCCGCTGAACCCTCTGAGCAGGTGCACACCCAGGAATCCCGCTGTCCCCTGGGAGGCAGACCCTACCTCCGGCCCCATGGACTGGGTGGCATGGCCCCAGCAAGCCCCGCCATGGCGtcgctccccccaaccccaagttCTGCAAACATTTAGTGAGCCCCCATTCGGTGTTAGCAGGACAGTTCAGCTGAAAGGGAACCATCTTGCTTTTTCTAACTGCTAGTATCCTAGAGGGTAACACACAGAGAAATCCTATATAAATTCACTATTAATTTAAACTCACTCATGAAGTTTAGACACACCAGCAAAATCCTAAggtgactttaattttttaaggggaaaaataaatagtCTCTTATTTGTTCTGCTTATTTGATAGTCAGCTTTTGCATTTTAAGAGGTATCTGTAGTTGGGAATGGATGAGTTATCTTATTAATTAAACACTGATTCAGACATCCCATTGGCAAATTCAAAGAAACTCAAGGATCAGAATTGACTGGGAAATGAATAAACCAGCTCCTCCTTGTAAATatcataaaaaaattcattaatatcTATAATTGGAAACTTTAGTCATCCCAGGAAATGGTGGTTCAGAGAGGCTAAGTCATGtctccaagatcacacagccacaAGTGCAAGAAGCAGAATTACAAGTTAGATAACTATTAACCAGgcacttgtttttcttccttctctcgtTCTCTTGTCCTCCATCCCTCCCATCGCTCTTCTTTGCCCctttctctgcccactttcttCCCACTGGAAGGCTCCGGGAGGACCCCGAGGGGGCAGGAAGCCCACTGGGCGTGGATGAGTCCCTTTTCAGCTACGGCCTCCGGGAAAGCATTGCCTCCTACCTGTCCCTGACCGGCGAGGACAACACCTCCTTCGATCGGAAGAAGAAAAGCCTCTCTCTGATGTACAGCGGGAGCAAAAGGAAGAGCTCTTTCTTCTCGTCACCACCATACTTTGAAGACTAGCCCAAGAACAGACACTGCGGCGTTTGCCCAAAATAACAGAGGTTTGAACTGTCACCTGGGATCT encodes the following:
- the SLA gene encoding src-like-adapter: MGNSVRSSPAPAERPAPSPDGTDSDFLAVLSDYPSPDISPPIFRRGEKLRVISDEGGWWKAISLSTGRESYIPGICVARVYHGWLFEGLGRDKAEELLQLPDTKIGSFMIRESETKKGFYSLSVKHRQVKHYRIFRLPNNWYYISPRLTFQCLEDLVNHYSEVADGLCCVLTTPCLTQTTATPAERAPDSPVTLRQKTFDWKRASRLREDPEGAGSPLGVDESLFSYGLRESIASYLSLTGEDNTSFDRKKKSLSLMYSGSKRKSSFFSSPPYFED